A single region of the Anoplolepis gracilipes chromosome 1, ASM4749672v1, whole genome shotgun sequence genome encodes:
- the Srprbeta gene encoding signal recognition particle receptor subunit beta has protein sequence MEKHIKLLLEENGNSQLLGILVAVFAVIITLVLFALWRKRRAAGYNVLLTGLSDSGKTLIYVRLLCSKFIKTYTSVKENVGDIAINNSSLKIVDIPGDERLRSKYFDKYKSSARGLVYIIDSVTIQKEIRDVAEYLYNVLSDSNIQKVPILILCNKQDQTMAKGCMVIRTLLEKEINLLRMTKISQLEATDASSSNVFLGKQGKDFEFSHLDSHIDFAESYAFNKDSQSSADIKELNKWLHKIA, from the exons ATGGAGAAACATATAAAGCTACTATTGGAAGAAAATGGCAATTCACAGTTGCTGGGTATACTGGTTGCTGTGTTTGCtgttattataacattag ttttgttTGCACTCTGGCGCAAAAGAAGAGCTGCAGGTTATAATGTTCTTTTAACAGGTCTCAGTGACAGTGGAAAAACATTGATCTATGTGAGATTATTATGTTCTAAATTTATCAAGACATATACATCTGTTAAAGAAAATGTAGGAgatattgcaattaataat AGTTCTCTGAAAATAGTGGATATTCCTGGAGATGAACGATTGCGCagcaaatattttgacaagtACAAATCGTCTGCCAGAGGTCTAGTTTACATTATTGATTCAGTGACTATTCAGAAGGAGATTAGAGATGTGGCTGA ATATTTGTATAATGTTTTATCAGATTCTAATATACAAAAAGTTCCCATccttatattatgtaataaacagGATCAAACTATGGCCAAGGGATGCATGGTGATAAGAACATTATTAGAAAAGGAAATTAATCTGCTACGAATGACAAAGATTAGTCAATTAGAAGCTACGGATGCGTCTTCCTCTAATGTCTTTCTTGGGAAGCAAGGGAAAGATTTTGAATTTTCTCATTTAGATTCGCACATTGATTTTGCAGAATCATAcgcatttaataaagattctcAATCATCGGCAGATATCAAGGAACTTAACAAGTGGTTACATAAGATTGCATGA